From the genome of Candidatus Ruthia magnifica str. Cm (Calyptogena magnifica):
TCTTATTCGTATGGGTATCGAGTATTTTTTAAAGTGAACTTATGTTTTACAAAACTTCGTAATTGAAATCATAGTATAATTCAGATATTTTTTTACGTAGTATTTATTTCAAAATTACATGAAAAACATCAAGGTTGAAGACAGGCTTATTTTTGCCCTAGATGTACCAGAAGTTGAACAAGCTAAAGATTTAGTTATCCAACTGGATGGCAGTGTTAATTTTTATAAAATTGGCATGGAATTATTAATGACAGGACAATACTTTAGCTTGCTTGATTGGTTATTAGAAAAAGATAAGCAAGTCTTTATAGATTTGAAGTTTTTTGACGTACCAGAAACTGTAGGTAGAACAATTAAACGTTTAAGCCAATATGGGGCTACTTTTGCTACTATTCATGGTAATCAAGCGCTTATGGAAAAAGCTTCTGAAAATAAAGGTGAACTTAAAATTTTAGCAGTAACTGCACTCACCAGTCTTGATAGAGGTGATTTAGATGATTTAGGTTTTGATTGTGATGTGCAAGAATTGGTTATTTCTCGTGCCAAACGCGCTTTTGAAGCAGGCTGTGATGGTGTAGTATCTTCAGGCCTTGAAGTGCCATTTTTACGTGAATATGTTGATAACAAATTAATTGCTGTTACTCCAGGTATTCGCCCTGTGACTAATAATGACGATCAAAAACGCGTGGTTGACGTGGTAACCGCATTTAAGTCAAAATCAGATTATGTTGTTGTTGGTCGTCCAATCAAAAATGCCACTAGTCCATACCGAGCGGCACAAGATATTCAATTGATTATTAAAAGTTGTTTTTAAGTATAAAATCCATTTTTTTAGTCGCGTAGCTCAGTTGGTTAGAGCACTACCTTGACATGGTAGGGGTCGGTGATTCGAATTCACTCGCGACTACCATCAAAACTCTTAATTTTTTAAACACAGATTTATTAGAATAAAAAGTATTTTTTTTAAGTAAAGTTTCTTCATGTTAAAACTAGAGAGGTTAAAACCAGATCAATTTTTAAAAAGATATGTTTATTTTTAAGTTGAAATAATTTATATTTGCGGTTATTTTTACATATTGGACTAATTAAAAATAGTGTGAAACTAAAAGTCATTTGATACAAATGATAGGAATCATTCACAATGCTTGCATTTTTTCTTGTTACAAAGATTTAAAATTAGTTGTTATGTTGCTCTTATTGAACTTTTCCGTATTCTCTAGTAGAGATTTGTATGATAGAAGTATGCAATATTATGATGATGTAGAGCAAAATTATACCAAGGCTTTCAGTGCGTTTGAGTATGTACTAAAGTTGATTGATTTGGATGTACAAACTATATTAGGCATTATGATCAAACTCAAGTTGTTGATAAAAATTTGAATAAGACTTATCAATTTATGATCGTTGCAGTTAGAAAAGACCACAAACTTTCTCAATATAAGGTGTTTATTATGTACAAAAAAGCATTACTTAATAGGTTGCAAAAGGTAAAAATATACTTGTATAGTTTTTATATTGCTTAAAACGTTTATTAAGCAATTTTTCTTCTAAATTTAATTTAAGTATCAAATCAATAATAAAAATTAGAATCAGCAATTGAGAAATTGAATGAGCATTAAGCCTGAAGATAATAATGCACTGATATACATAGGCGGATAAATGCCGTGGGTTGTTAGTTTGTGTTGTTTTTTTAAGGGTAGAGGTGATATAGTAATAAAGGTTTAAGACTAAAGCCACTAATTTGTGAATTAATTATCAAATAGATAGTATGATTAAATTAGATAACAACATAAATCATGGCAAGTACTCATGGTTATAATAAGCCTATTATCTCAAATTTTTTTGTTTAATGAAAATTGATATTGTAATTATTGGTGGTGGTCCAGTAGGTTTAAGTTTTGCTAGTGCTATGTTTGATTCTAATGTTAAAGTGCTATTGATTGAAAGATCAAGTCTTGATTCTATTGCTGATCCTCAAGTAGATGGTAGAGAAATTGCATTAACGCATTTATCATTAAAAATTTTAAAGAAGTTCGGTGTTTGGGATTTGATTAATCAGGCAGAAGTCTCTCTTTTAAAAGAAGCGAAAGTGTTTGATGGAGATTCATCTTCTTTGTTAAATTTTACAATTAAGAATACTTCAATAGATGCTTTGGGTTATTTGGTGCCTAATTATCAAATCAGAAAAGCACTTTATACAAAGGTTAAACAGGCAAAAAATATTGATATTATCACTGATATAAGTGTTAAAAATGTAACTCAATTGGAGGATTATTCACAAGTTATTTTATCTAACGGTGATAAGATTAAGACTAAATTAGTCATTGCTGCCGACAGTCGTTTTTCAGACATTCGTCGAAAAGTTGGTATTCCAGCCCTAATGAAGGATTTTTCCAAAGTGATGATTGTTACCCAGATGAGTCATGAAATATCACATAACAATGTTGCTTTAGAGCGCTTTTATTATGGGCGAACACTGGCATTATTACCAATGGTAGACAAGTTTTCGTCTGTTGTATTAACAATTAAAACTGATCAATCTCAAGCAATGCTTGAGATGAGTGAGGTTGATTTTAATCAAATGATGACGCAATCGTTTAAAGGTGAATTAGGGCAGATGATGCAAGTAGGTGAGCGCCATTCCTATCCCTTAGTTGCAACACATGCACAAACTTTTATCGCGAAGCGTTTTGCTCTAATTGGTGATGCTTCAGTAGGTATGCACCCTGTGACTGCGCATGGGTTTAATTTAGGATTAAGAGGGCAAGATATATTAGCAAAATTGGTTAATGAGGCTTTGGATAATGGCCAAGATATTGGTGCTGAATCATTACTAAAGTTGTATGAGAAAAAGCATATTAATTTAACTAGATTGATGTTTTTTGGTACTAATGGTATTGTGGCACTATTTACTAATGATACGCCAGTGATTAAACAAGTAAGGCGATTTGTGCTTAAGTTTGTCGAGCATTTTCCACCTATTAAGTATCTAATTTCTCATCATTTAACACAAGATAAAAAACACAAATTTTTACCATTTTAATGAAAATTGATTTAACCAGTCTTAGGCATGAATTTACTCAAAGTGGCTTAAATCGAGCTGATTTGAGTAGTAATCCCTTTGAACAGTTTAAGTTGTGGTTTCAACAAGCCCAAGAAGCAAATGTGGTTGAACCAAGTGCCATGAGTTTAGCAACAAGTGATGATAGTGAAATAAGCATTAGAGTTGTATTGCTCAAATACTTTGATAGACATGGTTTTGTATTTTTTACAAACTATAATTCTAAAAAATCTAAACAACTTCAAATCAATCCAAATGTGGCTTTATTATTCCCATGGTTGGCCTTAGAAAGGCAGATCAAGATTTCTGGTTATGTAAAAAAAGTCAACACGTTTGAATCTTTAAAATATTTTTCTTCCAGACCAAAAGCATCTCAACTAGGTGCTTGGGCATCGCAACAATCATCAAATTTATCTTCAAGACAGATATTATTATCTCAATTTGAATCAATGAAGGTTAAATTTAGTAAAGGTGAGGTGCCATTACCTGATTTTTGGGGTGGTTATCGTGTCATACCATCAAAGATTGAATTTTGGCAGGGCAGAGAAAATCGATTGCATGATCGATTTATATATCAATTAAGCGAAGATAAGTGGAGAATTGAGCGTCTAGCTCCTTAAATTACTTAGAACTTGTTCAGTATTAGGTTTTACACCTGTCCAAAATTCAAAAGCTACTGCTGCTTGTTCAATCAACATACCTAAGCCATCGCTAATCATTGAGCCATGGTTGATTGTTGCCCAATCCATAAATGGCGTTTGTTTGCCATACATTAAATCGTAACAAATTGCATTATTGGCAACGCCAGAGGCGATATCAGGCATTTTCCCATAAAGTGATGTACTGGTGGCATTGATAATAATATTAACAGGGTCGTGTTTAATTTTATCCAAATCAAAACCGCAAGTCTTGCCAAATTTAGCAAAGTCTTTAGCCAATTTAATTGCTTTAAAAGGGGTCCGATTGGCAATCATAACGTGATTGGGCTGTTGTTTTAAAAGAGGCAATAAGATACCTTGTGTTGCACCACCTGCACCTAAAATTAGGATAACTTTATCTTTTAATTCAATACCAAGATTGTGAGTTAAATCATTGACTAGCCCAATACCATCAGTATTTTCACCAATGATTTTATCTTGTTCTATTTTTATAGTATTAACTGCACCTGCTATTTGAGCATTTAGTGTAAGTTCACTTGCAAATTTAAATGCATCTAGTTTAAAAGGCACAGTAATATTAAAACCATTTGCACCTTGATTGATAAATGCTTGTGCCGAAGATGAAAAATCATCAATAGGTGCTAAGATTTTATCATAACTAACTTCAAACCCAGTCTGTTGAGCAAACTGAATGTGAATATTTGGCGATAAACTATGTTTAATTGGATTGCCAAAAACAGCAAATTTATACATTATTAATCTTACTTTTTATTCACTTCAGTTTTTATTGAGATTTTTGTTGTTTGGTAGTATTATTTTGATTGTTATTCACATTGGGCCTCCTATTGTTAGGATTTATTCTATGTTTATTGGGTTGTTTTTTCTTCCTTCCAAACAAAACATTTTTTATTTTCTCAAATAAAGAAATTTTCTTTTCAGGAACGCGCGTGCTAGGTCTATTTACATTAATAGCTGGAATTTCAGCTTGATCTGAAAGACCATTCTCGGCTAGTACATGTTGTGGCTTTGAAATACTTTGATAGCTTTTATGCTGTGACCTTTTACTTCCTTTTTGTTTATTAATGGTGAAATTAGGAAATTGCATATATGGATTGGGTAGTAAGGTGATTTTAATGCCATGCTTGCCCTCTAATTTTATTATTTCTTGACGTTTTTCATTCAAAATGTAAGTAATGACTTCTATACTTGATTGAATGGTTAAGTGTGCTGTTTGCTTGGCAGCATTACAACCGTCTTCAAGCTGTCTTAAAATGGTTAATGCTAAAGTTGGAATGGTTGGTGTAGTGCCACGACCATGACAAGCAGAACAAGGTTTTTCGACTGATTCAGTGACTGAATTCATCAAGCGTTGTCTTGACATTTCAAGTAAACCAAATTGAGAAATAGTGCCGATTTGGATACGCGCTCGATCTGCATTAGTGGCTTTTTCCATGGCTTTTTCGATTGATACTCTATGTTCTTCAGAAGCCATGTCGATAAAATCAATCACGACCAATCCACCAATGTCCCTTAATTGTAGTTGTAGAGCAATTTCTTTAGTTGCTTCAAGGTTGGTGTTATAAGCGGTTTCTTCAATGTCAGCACCTTTAGTAGCGCGAGCAGAGTTGATATCAATGGCAGTAAGTGCTTCAGTCGGATCAAAGACAATGATGGCGCCTGTTCGTAGCGATACTTCTCGATTAAATACGCTTTTAACCTGAGCTTCAATGCCCATATGGTTAAATAAAGAATGTTCAGAAACATCAAAAAACTTTATGCGGTCCAGGTAATGTGGCAACACAAAACTGACAAATTCTTTGGCATTTTGAAAAGCTTCTAATTCGTCAATAATAACACTGTCAGTATCAGAACGAAGATGATCGCGTAATGTACGAATAATAATATCACTTTCTTGATAAATTAAGAAAGGCGCGCTGCGTGTTAAAGTCGCTGTATTAATTGATTTCCATAAGTCAGAAAGATAATCCACTTCCCATTGCAACTCTTCAAAACTTTTACCAGAACCTGCAGTGCGAATAATTAAACCTGAATGGTTAGGTAGAATAATTTTGCTAATAATTTCTTTTAAAGATTGTCTATCTAAAGCGACTATTTGTCTTGATATGCCATGATTTTTCGGATTATTTGGCATTAAAATCATATAAGCACCAGCAAGATTGATATAAGTGCTGAGTGCTGCACCTTTATTACCACGCTCTTCTTTTTCAATTTGAACAATAATTTCTTGCCCTTCTTTTAAAACATCAGAAATAGTTAGTTTTTCACCTTTAGCTTTGACATCATTGTGTAACGTTTCTGCAACTTCTTTAAAAGGTAAAAATCCTTGCTTTTCTTTACCGTAGTCAACGAATGCTGCTTCTAGTGATTGTTCTACTCGAGAAATTTTGCCATGATAGATATTACCTTTAGTTTTTTTATTAAGGCTAGTTTCTATATTAAGGCCAGTTAGTTTTTTGTTTTTGACAATACCTACTCTGATTTCTTCGGAATAAATTGCATTGATTAAAATATGATTCATGATTAAGTCCTAGTGTGAATGGATTTTGTTGCGCATATAAAGGCTCAACACTGGTGTGCTGATTTAGTGTTGAAATGTGATTTATTCTTATCATAAAATAATTAAAAACTTACCCCTTTAGGGGTAATTCTTTTTATTTAATCACTCAAAAATAGTTAATTTATTTTTGTATGGCAACAAAAAGTTCAAAAATATTTGTAGTATTTCTTATTTATTTTTGGCACTAAAAATATTTGAAACAATCTTTTTAGATGATGGAAGTTTAAACATCAATTTTACGAATTATATCATAAAATAGTATGAGATTTATCAAAAACCCTTATTGGTTAAGTGTACGACCGCCATCAACATTAATAATTTGCCCAGTAATATAGGTAGAATTGGCTAAAAATAAAATAGTATCAGCAATATCTTGCGCACTACCTTGCTTTTTTAGTGCAATTTTTTTTAGTATTTTGTCTTTTTGAACTTGTTTAAGTTCAGCTGTATTTTCTGGCCACAAAATTGACCCAGGAGATATTCCACAAACACGAACATTAGGCGCTAATTCTTTAGCTAGTGTTTTGGTCGTCATAGCAATGGCTGCTTTAGAAATGTTATAAATTGCATAATTTTTTAAAGGACGCTCGCTATGAATATCTACAATATTGATAATGCAACCTTGGTTTTGAGCTAATTTATCACTTAAAGTGCTGGATAAAAATAAAGGAGCCATAACATTGGTGTCCATAATGGATTGATAGTCATGCTGATTTAATTTACTGACGGGTGTTGGGTAAAACACTGATGCATTGTTAACTAAAAGATTAAGTGACTTAATGATATCGCAAAGTTTACTAACTTCTTGAATGTTGGATAATTCAGCTTGCAAGGTACTAGCAGAATTTTGGCGAATGTTGTTAAGCTTATTTGTCAAGTTTTTAGCATCTTTTGATGAATTTCTGTAATGAATAATCACATGGTAATTATTTTTGTGCAAGGTATGGCAAATTTGCGCACCAATTCTATGTGCCCCGCCTGTGACTAACGCTGTTTTCATATAAAATACGCCAAGTGAGTCTTGAACAAATTATTAAAAACACTATTATACAAAATGCTAACCCTATAAGTTTCGATGAATTTATGGATTTGGCACTTTATCATCCTACATTGGGCTACTATCGATCGGGTTTGGAAAAATTTGGCGAAAGGGGTGATTTTATTACCGCACCAGAAACTTCAGATTTATTTGGATTTTGCTTAGCCCGTCAATGTGCGCAGGTGTTAAATGGCACTAACGATATTTTAGAGTTTGGTGCTGGTAGTGGTGTTCTTGCTACTCAGATACTTTTCAAACTAGGAAGATTAAACAGCCTACCAAAGAAGTACTATATTTTAGAGTTAAGTGCTGAACTTAAACACAGGCAAGCGCAAGCCATTAATAAAATATTACCAGAATTAATGGATAGAGTGGTTTGGCTTGATGAACTGCCAGCAGATTTTTCTGGTGTAGTGATTGCTAATGAAGTGTTAGATGCCATGCCAGCAAAACGCATTGTCTATAAAAATAACCAATTTTATGAATTAGGTGTTGATTATTGTGGAAATGAATTTTGTTGGAAAATATTTGATTTACCTTATCAAAGTGATAAGACACTCTTGCCTAATAATATGGTTGAAGATTATAAAACTGAAGTCAATCTTCGTGCCATGGCGTGGATTAACTCATTATATATGGCTACCAATGAGGTACTAGTATTGTTGATTGATTATGGCATGGGTAGAAATGAATATTTTCATCCACAAAGGTTAAACGGCACCTTAAGGTGCTATTATCAACATAAGGCGAGTGAAAACCCGTTTGTAAATATAGGAGAGCAAGATATTACTACATCGGTTAATTTTTCTGATATTGCCGATCAGGCAAGTGTTAGTGGTTTTAAGGTTAGTGGTTATGCAACACAGGCGTTATTTTTGATTTCATTGGGCATTGATGAGTATTTGTTTGAACAGCTAGATGAAAATAAATATATCAATTTAGCGCAACAAGTTAAACAATTGGTTTTACCTAGCGCAATGGGCGAGAGTTTTAAAGTGTTAGCTTTAAGTAAAAAACTATCGATAAAATTAACAGGATTTATTGAACAAGACTTAAGCAATAAATTGTAAAAGGCTTTTATAAAATATGAATATTTTCCAAACAATCGTTTTGGCATTGGTTCAAGGTTTAAGTGAGTTTTTACCTATTTCCTCTTCAGCGCATTTAATTTTAGTGCCAGAATTAACCAATTGGACTGATCAAAGTTTAGCATTTGATGTGGTGGTACATATGGGTACTTTAAGTGCGGTGATATTTTATTATCAAGCTATGATTAAGTGTTTGTTTTTTGATTTTTATCACTCAATAATTAAACGTCAAACCATTGGAGAATCAAAGTTGGCATGGGGTGTGTTATTAGGTACTATTCCAGTAGGACTGGTTGGTATGATATTTAGAGATTCTATTGCAACTGATTTGCGTTCAGTAGAAAT
Proteins encoded in this window:
- a CDS encoding Rne/Rng family ribonuclease — encoded protein: MNHILINAIYSEEIRVGIVKNKKLTGLNIETSLNKKTKGNIYHGKISRVEQSLEAAFVDYGKEKQGFLPFKEVAETLHNDVKAKGEKLTISDVLKEGQEIIVQIEKEERGNKGAALSTYINLAGAYMILMPNNPKNHGISRQIVALDRQSLKEIISKIILPNHSGLIIRTAGSGKSFEELQWEVDYLSDLWKSINTATLTRSAPFLIYQESDIIIRTLRDHLRSDTDSVIIDELEAFQNAKEFVSFVLPHYLDRIKFFDVSEHSLFNHMGIEAQVKSVFNREVSLRTGAIIVFDPTEALTAIDINSARATKGADIEETAYNTNLEATKEIALQLQLRDIGGLVVIDFIDMASEEHRVSIEKAMEKATNADRARIQIGTISQFGLLEMSRQRLMNSVTESVEKPCSACHGRGTTPTIPTLALTILRQLEDGCNAAKQTAHLTIQSSIEVITYILNEKRQEIIKLEGKHGIKITLLPNPYMQFPNFTINKQKGSKRSQHKSYQSISKPQHVLAENGLSDQAEIPAINVNRPSTRVPEKKISLFEKIKNVLFGRKKKQPNKHRINPNNRRPNVNNNQNNTTKQQKSQ
- the pdxH gene encoding pyridoxamine 5'-phosphate oxidase; the encoded protein is MDLTSLRHEFTQSGLNRADLSSNPFEQFKLWFQQAQEANVVEPSAMSLATSDDSEISIRVVLLKYFDRHGFVFFTNYNSKKSKQLQINPNVALLFPWLALERQIKISGYVKKVNTFESLKYFSSRPKASQLGAWASQQSSNLSSRQILLSQFESMKVKFSKGEVPLPDFWGGYRVIPSKIEFWQGRENRLHDRFIYQLSEDKWRIERLAP
- the aroE gene encoding shikimate dehydrogenase produces the protein MYKFAVFGNPIKHSLSPNIHIQFAQQTGFEVSYDKILAPIDDFSSSAQAFINQGANGFNITVPFKLDAFKFASELTLNAQIAGAVNTIKIEQDKIIGENTDGIGLVNDLTHNLGIELKDKVILILGAGGATQGILLPLLKQQPNHVMIANRTPFKAIKLAKDFAKFGKTCGFDLDKIKHDPVNIIINATSTSLYGKMPDIASGVANNAICYDLMYGKQTPFMDWATINHGSMISDGLGMLIEQAAVAFEFWTGVKPNTEQVLSNLRS
- the ubiM gene encoding 5-demethoxyubiquinol-8 5-hydroxylase UbiM; this encodes MKIDIVIIGGGPVGLSFASAMFDSNVKVLLIERSSLDSIADPQVDGREIALTHLSLKILKKFGVWDLINQAEVSLLKEAKVFDGDSSSLLNFTIKNTSIDALGYLVPNYQIRKALYTKVKQAKNIDIITDISVKNVTQLEDYSQVILSNGDKIKTKLVIAADSRFSDIRRKVGIPALMKDFSKVMIVTQMSHEISHNNVALERFYYGRTLALLPMVDKFSSVVLTIKTDQSQAMLEMSEVDFNQMMTQSFKGELGQMMQVGERHSYPLVATHAQTFIAKRFALIGDASVGMHPVTAHGFNLGLRGQDILAKLVNEALDNGQDIGAESLLKLYEKKHINLTRLMFFGTNGIVALFTNDTPVIKQVRRFVLKFVEHFPPIKYLISHHLTQDKKHKFLPF
- the pyrF gene encoding orotidine-5'-phosphate decarboxylase, with product MKNIKVEDRLIFALDVPEVEQAKDLVIQLDGSVNFYKIGMELLMTGQYFSLLDWLLEKDKQVFIDLKFFDVPETVGRTIKRLSQYGATFATIHGNQALMEKASENKGELKILAVTALTSLDRGDLDDLGFDCDVQELVISRAKRAFEAGCDGVVSSGLEVPFLREYVDNKLIAVTPGIRPVTNNDDQKRVVDVVTAFKSKSDYVVVGRPIKNATSPYRAAQDIQLIIKSCF
- a CDS encoding class I SAM-dependent methyltransferase, yielding MSLEQIIKNTIIQNANPISFDEFMDLALYHPTLGYYRSGLEKFGERGDFITAPETSDLFGFCLARQCAQVLNGTNDILEFGAGSGVLATQILFKLGRLNSLPKKYYILELSAELKHRQAQAINKILPELMDRVVWLDELPADFSGVVIANEVLDAMPAKRIVYKNNQFYELGVDYCGNEFCWKIFDLPYQSDKTLLPNNMVEDYKTEVNLRAMAWINSLYMATNEVLVLLIDYGMGRNEYFHPQRLNGTLRCYYQHKASENPFVNIGEQDITTSVNFSDIADQASVSGFKVSGYATQALFLISLGIDEYLFEQLDENKYINLAQQVKQLVLPSAMGESFKVLALSKKLSIKLTGFIEQDLSNKL
- a CDS encoding pteridine reductase encodes the protein MKTALVTGGAHRIGAQICHTLHKNNYHVIIHYRNSSKDAKNLTNKLNNIRQNSASTLQAELSNIQEVSKLCDIIKSLNLLVNNASVFYPTPVSKLNQHDYQSIMDTNVMAPLFLSSTLSDKLAQNQGCIINIVDIHSERPLKNYAIYNISKAAIAMTTKTLAKELAPNVRVCGISPGSILWPENTAELKQVQKDKILKKIALKKQGSAQDIADTILFLANSTYITGQIINVDGGRTLNQ